From the Leishmania panamensis strain MHOM/PA/94/PSC-1 chromosome 31 sequence genome, one window contains:
- a CDS encoding hypothetical protein (TriTrypDB/GeneDB-style sysID: LpmP.31.1410), with product MPSERRLVSEVRFVDAAGDTVDDARRYSDDALNILPATASAVLRGRERRRVVWPHLPGASGASPWWHTLPQFHARTYFEHKQQRSVTTAAAMATGTVPSGLDNQGFLCDFSSLPDYPYTGTSFHSAAMRAGYLGGVLVGHLVSLVPSTGSDGEQYNPHRPSAVLPRADAAVQGGARLPRRRVLHWEVGVEWEEDHRRKHAATSMYRKSSEDETPKYQKKSHFGGSWMHSHWWFNRPLVLGQVFVSPSRLPRCHSAHEDVRSHIEGDCTRQVSHDPTSAAAAAPPSTSLYAYGGHPASLPLSMAEGCSACTSCSTRERETTVTTAVVPEGVTRRSDTLSSSPVQGGQQPRQCCTAFLSTVHLYECRALPALPSLFVSATSNSMTQWWSGFLRCPCCSHVRILDINLEGTQARKLEGWATVVVPASSSGQAAGEAPPPSASQPPRELDFQVSDEGSAPSSAHSRRPLLECLQPQPQTIASEADYASPASLHLRPSLSRYLTEVHLISSATLHDISFLGELPALRLADVSFNPSLTDAGVRGLCQSTSLRVVDVSYCPHVDAAAADLAHCLVELEELYLSGTGLTDATLRTVVLHLGFSGGTPHDALLVTEAGIPASRQARHSPRPNSGKWMRVLHACACRRLRNPHRVLASVAWIRQNQMRQRGSSVEFHGQSCWTGLQELRVSAVGERHHESDQSRSRSSDHSGTQSEESDSEVGAATERVADALDEGAGLVPSLLEGGQEEAVPPTPGEPLTIVSPSLLPSEGTAARVEGVGAAAKVMPAADVPEVLTRPPFHLWERLTTLVFTDIKFRCALGDVSQLLSLQCLALWRCSVEEDEPLSVREGAHRPWLSGLEHSALLHTVHLDGCSASAIRDAGSLQVLARLPSLQNISFSHTGIRDADLDAFVAALCQSGATSPQYPFHRLCLRACGRITHASAVALLSSVRSLDLSDTGVRQEVLNALGELSRVQRSGGSHALQVLNCSACWLIVDLSPVAHLRHLHWPDVSHTPVTTAGVAALCFCSALTHLNLKNCAGVSHLRDVIAIAALQVLNAQGSGLYDGDDEGEEEGTDFITGASRVAEHSEDHSFTPGTPLCNFIIPLPHHDGGRPPPARGRSRLAVVDVFPGDDVVLYTSSLHTLLLSHTRVRRIHRLGLLPSLMCLDLNNTAVTDAELVKFVFTGVMVADKRASDARLGLAQTPPAVVHTLHALRRNECLGQGCRGPPLRLLSLQFCRGIFTVGVLGLCPHLTKLDVSSSNVTSQGLHGLHRSTSLVQMRLLACKGVHDIRALQLIPSLVEVEGSGCNVHSGRITGTGVRGGSGIHAAAGAADDGGKRGAEANESRGRLSPPPLFAHGGDVPVMTPPLLHSDLLQESGLKADDIAAVRRVTEGLPLPMASLVQGSTSPLSCFPVLACGFQRLVLDGCVNIRSFVEFSVLPSLLELSLCNCRGITAASVAELIPLSQGCPRESGTASPQSLAVSSVLPLSAPFAALQTLRFSSCRNLTGSLAGLELLPQLRCVHVDRCGITSVSEVVPVLQNRVVL from the coding sequence ATGCCGTCGGAGCGGAGACTTGTCAGCGAGGTGCGCTTTGTGGACGCTGCGGGGGATACCGTGGACGACGCTCGCCGGTATTCCGATGACGCTCTGAACATACTCCCTGCCACTGCGAGTGCGGTGttacgaggaagagagcgccgccgcgtcgttTGGCCTCATTTACCGGGTGCCAGTGGCGCGTCACCGTGGTGGCATACACTGCCGCAGTTCCATGCTCGCACTTATTTTGAGCacaaacagcagcgcagtgtgaccactgccgctgccatggCAACAGGGACTGTGCCGTCTGGGCTGGACAACCAAGGTTTTCTGTGCGACTTCTCCTCCCTGCCTGACTACCCCTACACAGGCACGAGCTTCCACTCTGCAGCCATGAGGGCCGGCTACCTGGGCGGTGTCCTGGTGGGCCACCTCGTTTCCTTGGTTCCATCCACCGGGTCTGATGGTGAGCAGTATAACCCCCACCGCCCTTCGGCTGTCCTACCAAGAGCtgatgctgcagtgcaggGGGGTGCGCGGctaccgcggcggcgcgtgctCCACTGGGAGGTAGGCGTAGAATGGGAGGAGGATCATCGGCGCAAGCACGCAGCCACCTCAATGTACCGCAAGAGCTCTGAGGACGAGACACCAAAGTATCAGAAGAAGAGTCATTTTGGGGGCAGTTGGATGCACTCGCACTGGTGGTTCAACCGCCCTCTGGTGTTGGGGCAAGTTTTCGTGTCCCCTTCTCGCCTGCCGAGGTGTCATTCTGCCCACGAAGACGTCCGTAGCCACATCGAAGGCGATTGTACTCGCCAAGTCTCGCATGATCCGAcgagtgcagcggcagcagctccaccgtcGACGTCCCTCTACGCATATGGTGGCCAtcccgcttctcttcccttgAGCATGGCGGAGGGGTGCAGTGCTTGCACTTCGTGTTCGACtcgagagcgagagacgaCAGTGACCACTGCTGTAGTGCCAGAAGGGGTTACTAGACGGTCGGACACGTTATCATCCTCTCCTGTTCAGGGTGGGCAGCAGCCCCGCCAGTGTTGCACCGCTTTCCTGTCAACCGTGCATCTTTACGAGTGCCGAGCGCTGCCGGCTCTGCCGTCGCTATTTGTATCTGCGACCTCTAACAGCATGACGCAGTGGTGGAGTGGGTTCCTGCGCTGTCCATGTTGTTCCCATGTGCGAATACTGGACATCAACCTCGAGGGTACCCAGGCAAGAAAACTAGAGGGCTGGGCAACGGTGGTCGTGCCTGCGAGCTCATCTGGGCAAGCGGCTGGGGAGGCTCCACCTCCGTCCGCATCACAGCCACCGAGGGAGCTCGATTTTCAAGTCAGCGACGAAGGCAGTGCACCGTCGAGTGCGCACTCACGACGGCCTCTGCTGGAGTGCCtccagccgcagccgcagaccATAGCCAGTGAGGCAGATTATGCTTCCCCTGCAAGCCTTCACCTCCGGCCATCACTATCGCGATACCTCACTGAGGTGCACCTCATCTCATCCGCGACGCTGCATGACATCAGCTTCCTCGGTGAGCTTCCCGCTCTCCGTCTCGCTGATGTCAGCTTCAACCCGAGTCTCACCGATGCCGGCGTACGTGGCCTGTGCCAGAGTACGTCACTGCGTGTGGTTGATGTGAGTTACTGCCCTCATGTGgatgcagccgccgcagatCTAGCTCACTGCCTTGTGGAGTTGGAAGAGCTCTACCTCTCTGGAACGGGGCTAACAGATGCAACGCTGCGGACCGTGGTGCTTCACCTAGGTTTCAGTGGAGGCACCCCGCATGATGCACTGCTCGTCACTGAAGCTGGAATACCGGCATCAAGACAAGCACGTCATTCACCCAGGCCCAACAGCGGAAAATGGATGCGTGTCCtgcatgcatgtgcgtgtcgTCGGCTGCGCAATCCACACAGAGTCCTCGCTTCTGTCGCTTGGATACGACAGAATCAAATGAGGCAACGGGGCAGCAGTGTTGAGTTTCACGGACAGAGCTGTTGGACAgggctgcaggagctgcgcgttTCTGCCGTGGGCGAACGTCACCACGAGTCAGATCaaagccgcagccgcagcagcgaccacAGTGGAACTCAGAGCGAGGAAAGCGACAGTGAAGTCGGCGCTGCTACTGAGCGCGTGGCCGATGCATTGGATGAAGGTGCAGGGTTAGTGCCAAGTCTGCTAGAAGGAGgccaggaggaggcggtacCTCCAACTCCTGGCGAGCCTCTGACCATCGTGTCGCCATCTCTCCTTCCATCGGAAGGCACCGCAGCAAGAGTCGAGGGggtcggcgcagcagcaaaggtGATGCCTGCGGCTGACGTGCCTGAGGTACTGACCAGGCCCCCTTTTCACCTCTGGGAGCGTCTTACGACGCTTGTCTTCACAGACATCAAGTTCAGGTGCGCTCTCGGAGACGTTAGCCAGCTTCTTTCTCTGCAGTGCCTTGCtctgtggcgctgctcagTTGAGGAGGATGAGCCGCTCAGTGTTCGTGAGGGGGCTCATCGGCCGTGGCTCAGCGGTCTCGAGCACAGCGCGCTCCTCCACACGGTGCATCTTGACGGTTGCAGCGCGAGCGCCATTCGCGATGCCGGTAGTCTGCAGGTTCTTGCTCGGTTGCCATCTCTGCAGAAcatctctttctcccacACAGGTATCCGAGACGCCGACCTCGACGCGTTCGTGGCAGCTTTGTGCCAGAGCGGCGCCACGTCACCACAGTACCCGTTTCACCGGCTTTGCCTCCGGGCGTGCGGGCGCATCACGCACGCCAGTGCCGTGGCCCTCTTGTCCTCCGTGCGCTCCCTCGACCTCAGTGATACAGGGGTGCGGCAGGAGGTGTTGAATGCGCTAGGGGAATTATCTCGGGTACAACGCAGTGGTGGCTCGCATGCGCTGCAAGTGCTGAACTGCTCTGCATGCTGGCTTATTGTGGACCTGAGCCCTGTTGCTCACCTACGACACCTGCACTGGCCCGACGTGAGCCACACACCCGTGACTACAGCtggggtggcggcgctgtgcttCTGCTCCGCACTGACACACCTGAATCTGAAGAACTGTGCTGGGGTAAGTCACCTGCGCGATGTCATAGCGATtgccgcgctgcaggtgctcaACGCTCAAGGATCAGGGCTGtacgacggcgacgatgagggtgaggaagaaggcACGGATTTCATTACAGGGGCAAGCCGAGTGGCAGAACATAGTGAAGACCACAGCTTCACGCCTGGAACGCCACTGTGCAATTTCATCATTCCGCTTCCTCACCATGACGGTGgccgccctcctccagcgcgcgGCAGGAGCCGTCTCGCTGTCGTTGACGTCTTCCCGGGCGATGACGTGGTGCTTTacacctcttctctccacacgctgctgctgtcccacacacgcgtgcgacGCATTCACCGTCTGGGCCTGCTGCCGTCGTTGATGTGCCTTGACCTGAACAATACGGCCGTAACGGATGCAGAGCTGGTGAAGTTCGTCTTCACTGGCGTGATGGTGGCTGACAAGAGAGCATCAGACGCAAGGTTGGGGCTGGCACAAACTCCACCGGCGGTCGTTCACACCCTTcacgcgctgcgccgcaacgAGTGCCTTGGTCAAGGTTGCCGCGGTCCACCTCTGCGGCTCCTTTCGCTACAATTTTGCCGTGGCATCTTCACTGTCGGCGTGCTAGGCTTGTGCCCGCACCTGACGAAGCTAGACGTGTCTTCCAGTAACGTGACCAGCCAAGGGCTTCACGGCTTGCATCGCAGCACAAGCCTCGTGCAGATGCGCCTGCTTGCCTGCAAAGGTGTGCATGACATACGCGCGTTGCAGCTCATTCCAAGcttggtggaggtggagggtaGTGGATGCAATGTGCATAGCGGCCGCATCACAGGCACTGGCGTGCGTGGTGGAAGTGGGATtcatgctgctgcaggtgcggctgATGatggagggaagagaggagctgaGGCCAACGAGAGCAGAGGGCGCTTgtctccgccgcctctgtTTGCCCACGGTGGGGACGTACCAGTTATGACTCCTCCACTTCTGCACTCGGACCTTCTCCAGGAGAGCGGCTTAAAGGCCGACGACATCGCAGCAGTGCGACGTGTGACAGAGGGCCTTCCACTTCCCATGGCCTCGCTTGTCCAGGGCAgcacttcccccctttcttgtTTTCCTGTGCTCGCCTGTGGTTTCCAGAGGCTTGTGCTGGATGGCTGTGTGAACATCCGTAGCTTTGTAGAGTTCAGTGTGCTCCCGTCCTTGCTGGAGCTTTCCCTCTGCAATTGTCGTGGCATTACAGCCGCGAGTGTGGCCGAGCTGATCCCACTGTCGCAGGGTTGCCCAAGGGAATCCGGTACCGCCTCGCCTCAATCGCTTGCAGTCTcgtcggtgctgccactCTCTGCGCCGTTTGCTGCCTTGCAGACTTTGCGCTTCTCGTCGTGTCGGAACCTCACTGGATCCTTGGCAGGATTGGAGCTGCTTCCGCAACTGCGCTGCGTGCATGTCGACCGATGCGGCATCACGAGTGTGTCTGAGGTCGTACCGGTCCTTCAGAATCGCGTCGTGCTCTAG